CGCGGCCTGCCGGTCGCGGTGCCCGGCCGCAGGAGTCCGGGGCAGTCCGTCCGGTCGTTCTTCGCCGCGTTCGCCACCCGGGACTTCCGGCTGGCCTTCCTCAGCCGGTTCATGCTCTTCTCGTCCTACTTCGTGGTCAGCGGCTACACCTTCTACACGTTGCAGGACTACATCGGCACCGGCAACGTGCCCGACGGCGACGTCGCGACGGCGGTGAGCACCCTGCTCACCCTGAGCGTCGTGGTGTGGGTGGTCGTCGCCGGCGTCGCGGGCTGGATCGCGGACCGGGTGGACCGCCGCAAGCTGTTCGTCGGGGTGAGCGCCCTCGGCGTCGCCGCGTCGATGACGATTCCCCTGGCCGTGCCCACCTGGACCGGGATGCTCGTCTACTCCGCCTGCCTGGGCGCTTCGATCGGCACCTATTTCGCCATCGACCTGGCCGTCATGTCCCTGGTGCTGCCGGACGCCGACCGCGAAGGCCGGGACCTGGGGATCCTCCAGGTGGCCACCGGCCTGCCCCAGTTGCTCGCCGGGGCGGTGGCCAGCGCGGTGATCACCTGGTGCGGTGGCTACCCCGCGTTGTTCGTCTTCGGCATCCTGAGCGCGGTGGTGTCGGGCCTGCTGATGCTCCGCATCCGCAGCATCCGGTGAGCCGCCGGAGAGGGAACCACGGCGCGCCGGCGGCGGATGGCCCGACGCCTCGCGACTGGTACCCTCCGTGGCGTGGGTGGCGGTACCTACCATTTCGATGGATACGAGCTTGATGCCTCCCTCTACGAGCTTCGACGTGCCGGGAAGCGCATCCCGCTGGAACCCCGGGCGTTCGACGTCCTCCACCACCTGATCACGCACCGCGACCGGGTCGTGTCCAAGGAAGAGCTTCTGGACTCGGTGTGGGGCGACCGGTTCGTGAGCGAGGCGGCGGTCACCACCGTGCTCCGGACCATCCGCGTGGCGATCGGCGACGCCGGGAAAGAGCAGCGGCTGATCCGTACGGCGTATCGCCGTGGTTACCAGTTCGTCGGCACGGTCATGCGGACGGCGGCCGGGGTCCGGCCGGGGTCGGCACACGGCGTCCCCCTGCCCGCACGGCTGGCGGCGTCGTCGGGTCTGGCCTTCGCCGGCCGGGAGCACGAGCGCGCGACGCTCACGGACGTGTGGAAGGAGGTGATCGCGTCGGAACAACGGCGGGTGGTGTTGGTCAGCGGAGAGGCGGGGATCGGCAAGACGACGTTGTGCTCGGTGTTCGCGGCGGCGGCGCACCGCGAGGCGGTGGTGCTGTACGGGCGGTGCGACGAGGAGTTGTCCGTCCCGTACCAACCCTGGCGTGAGGTGCTGACGAGTCTCGACCGGGATGCCCCCGATCTCCTCGCCGGCCATCAGGAAGCGCTCGCGCCGTTGCTGGGTGGCGCGTGCGCGGTGGACCTGGAATCGGACGCCGCCCGGTTCACGCTCTACAACTCGGTGCTCGACGTGCTCGGCGCCGTCTCGGCACGCGGCCGGCCCGCGATCGTGGTGCTCGACGACCTGCACTGGGCGGACGTGCAGACGCTCGCTCTCCTGCTTCACCTCGTCGGTCGGGCCCTGGCGACACCGGTGTTGGTGATCGCGACGTTCCGGGACACCGATCTCGCCGCCGAGCATCCGCTCGCCGTGTTGTTGGCCGCGACCCATCGCGAACCGGGCATCACCCGGCTGGCCCTGCGTGGCCTCGACGGCAGCGAGGTGCTCAGCCTCCTGGAGACGGTCGCGGGCCACGAGATGGACCACGACGGGCTCGTGCTGCGGGACGTGCTGCGGGACGAGACGGAAGGCAACCCCTTCTTCGTCACCGAGATCCTCCGCCACCTCACCGAGACCGGGGCCATCAGCCAACAGGACGACGGTCGCTGGGCGGCTCCGACCCATCTGCGCAACCGGGGACTACCCGTCAGCGTGCGCGAGGTCGTGGGCCGCCGCGTGCAACGACTCGGCCCCGAAACCCGTCGGGCGCTCGACACCGCCTCGATCATCGGTCGGGACTTCGCGCTCGATCTGCTCGCCGAACTGCTCGCCGAGGACCCCGTCCGCACGTTCGAGCGTCTCCTGCCGGCGGTGGACAACGCGCTCGTCACCGACGCCGTCGGACGGTTCGCGTTCACGCACGCCATCGTCGCCCACACCCTGTACGCGGAGCTGAGCCCCACCGCGCGTGCGTTCGGCCATCAGGCGGTCGCCGTCGCGCTGGAGCGACGGGTCGGCGACGACGCGGGCGAGCGGGCCGGCGAGATCGCCCACCACTGGATCCACGCCCTCGGGCCGCAGAGCCGCGGCAAGGCCGCCTGGTACGCGCAGCGGGCGGGCGACTACGCGCTGACCCGCCTCGCGCCCGACGACGCCGTCGGCTGGTATCTCCGCGTCCTCGAACTCCTCCCCGGCGGCGACACGACGCAGCGCGGTGAAACCCTCCTCGGCCTCGGGACCGCCCAACGCCAGGCGGGCGACCCCGCACACCGCGACACGCTCCTCGACGCCGGCCGTCTCGCGATCGCCCTGCACGACGACGCGCTTCTCGTGCGCGCCGCGCTCGCCAACAACCGCGGCGACGTCAGCCAGTTCGGGGCTGTCGACGACGAGCGGGTCG
The genomic region above belongs to Micromonospora sp. WMMD1128 and contains:
- a CDS encoding MFS transporter → MTGIRPPQQVVTIDDPPARQPGVGRLLALLLPAVAAMYALFNGISAVILPAQVEAVDPTSKVGNLALLTTLAAVASMVAIPAGGAISDRTRSRYGRRTPWIAGAAVASAVACVLMGLAESLPGLIATMVVLWFTANFYSGAITAILPDRVPPRRRGVASAVIGLGTPVGIVFGVQVASRLGQLTAYVVIGAVLLVTTALLLLGAREGSARGLPVAVPGRRSPGQSVRSFFAAFATRDFRLAFLSRFMLFSSYFVVSGYTFYTLQDYIGTGNVPDGDVATAVSTLLTLSVVVWVVVAGVAGWIADRVDRRKLFVGVSALGVAASMTIPLAVPTWTGMLVYSACLGASIGTYFAIDLAVMSLVLPDADREGRDLGILQVATGLPQLLAGAVASAVITWCGGYPALFVFGILSAVVSGLLMLRIRSIR
- a CDS encoding AAA family ATPase, giving the protein MGGGTYHFDGYELDASLYELRRAGKRIPLEPRAFDVLHHLITHRDRVVSKEELLDSVWGDRFVSEAAVTTVLRTIRVAIGDAGKEQRLIRTAYRRGYQFVGTVMRTAAGVRPGSAHGVPLPARLAASSGLAFAGREHERATLTDVWKEVIASEQRRVVLVSGEAGIGKTTLCSVFAAAAHREAVVLYGRCDEELSVPYQPWREVLTSLDRDAPDLLAGHQEALAPLLGGACAVDLESDAARFTLYNSVLDVLGAVSARGRPAIVVLDDLHWADVQTLALLLHLVGRALATPVLVIATFRDTDLAAEHPLAVLLAATHREPGITRLALRGLDGSEVLSLLETVAGHEMDHDGLVLRDVLRDETEGNPFFVTEILRHLTETGAISQQDDGRWAAPTHLRNRGLPVSVREVVGRRVQRLGPETRRALDTASIIGRDFALDLLAELLAEDPVRTFERLLPAVDNALVTDAVGRFAFTHAIVAHTLYAELSPTARAFGHQAVAVALERRVGDDAGERAGEIAHHWIHALGPQSRGKAAWYAQRAGDYALTRLAPDDAVGWYLRVLELLPGGDTTQRGETLLGLGTAQRQAGDPAHRDTLLDAGRLAIALHDDALLVRAALANNRGDVSQFGAVDDERVEILRRAIAARPGKADGALLHAMLAIEIHAGSEEQVEEAASGALALARESGEDRVVAHVARLTESALRTLDALERREQLLHEGIAAAERTGDGLLRGMLSMSHHEIALERGDRDTMDREKDIRDTFARRNAEPFVRWTNAQTQSIHLFLDGDLDGAEAVAHTAFELGLATGQPEAFFGYAGQVFQIRRAQGRLAEVADTLEQVLDQNPTLQVFRAGLAHVWCELGRGSDARALADSLDVSPGGAPQFWSTALMLWAETCHALALPAPASRLVPVLDGWRGQVASTGATTEGAIAYGLGRALATVGRLDDAAAAYDLALTVNRRLRAPLFVARTQLAYAELLAGAEPDRARALATDARTTTGRFGFTGIRHRSERLLERLG